The sequence below is a genomic window from Cicer arietinum cultivar CDC Frontier isolate Library 1 chromosome 6, Cicar.CDCFrontier_v2.0, whole genome shotgun sequence.
CTAAACAAGCAGCAGCATAATTCAGCTAAGCACttgattcaaaatgaaaatatgtCTGTTACATTTTCCCAACCACTCAAGAAACCAAAAGCTGATGTCACAATATAAAAGCCACATACCTGCAGCATTTGTCACAGAAAAACTTGTCCTCAGCATTCAACGTCTCGGTGGAACTGAAATTTTTCAAGCAGCTTGTAATTGAACTGTTTTGCTCAATATCAAGGCTCAAGTCAAAAAATGTTTCATCCCTAGCTGTCACTGTTTCACATTGCAAGCACCTCGTCTCATTGGTGAGTATGCCCTAATCACAGCAAATTACAACAATGAAATCCCACAATATagatataaatttcatttttgtgaTCAACACAATGAGAGTTGATTAACATCAAGTCATCAACCACCTCCCCACAAAagaaaacatattaaataaacTTTGACATAAgcaaaattgttattattattttcatcaagTGCGACAATAAAGTTagttaatgaaaaattaataagaaTCAAACAAGTACTGTAGTATCTCACATAATGTGCTGCTCCACAATAATCCAGGTAGAAGCAAATACGAATGGATAATCACAAAACAGGCAAGTATCAAGGCATACAAACTTAAAAGGAGAACACTAATTGACTGGATCCATACAAAGTTCACAATTTATACTTCCTCAAAATTTGTTGCAACAACagtaaaaaatgacaattaaattGGTAAAGCAGGTCACCTGAAAATTTTTGTGTACCCAAGTAATTAAAGGCTCTTTCTGAGGTCCATTAGCATGACCATTCTTTAACCCATTTGCAACCTTTTCAGAAGGCGGTGGTGTCTCTGGATCAGTTTTTGCAGCCTGAGCCTCTTTCTCCAGAATGTCGACAAGTTCATTCAGCAAAAAGTTCAAGAATTCGTGGGCATCCTAACAAAAAGAGAAGACCAACAGTAACATTGTCGTTCTAGTGAAAAACTAGACAAAATACGAGGATATGTGCAACCAATGGTGCATTATAATTAACTGACAATAAACAATCAATGAATGATAATAATGAACAAAGTTGTATACTACAATAACATTTATGGTAAACAACAATCTCATTTGCAAGAAACAAATTTTCATCATCTCTGCTAAACGAACAACCAACGTCAGTTACTGAATTATTTCATCACAGAAAACCAAATATCAGTCAAACCACCGTCAATATAACAGTGATAGACAGTCAAATGTATGAGCAGGCTTAATAGAGAAATGGTCCTATATGCCAAAGTGATAAAGGATTGTTTGAATAATGATTTGATGTACAGGAGCTTAATCTTGACATTTAAAGCACATACCTGATGCATATAGCTGCGGAAGAGTTCATTCTGTTTTTTCAACCTCTGTACAAACCGTTTGGGAGCAATGACACCGGTTTTCTTCTTCTGCGAACTTATCTATaccataataaataaatatggtgCATTCACAACCAAGAAAGATATAACTAGGCATGAAAGTGCCATTAAGATATAGTTGATAGGATTTATACAAATGATTTGTTGCAGGATCACAAAGTCCTCTCTCTCTGTTGGATGTATTATGTATCTTGCTGATTTTGAAATTTGCAAAGACTTATTTTCATACTATCCGGATGCTGGATAATCATGGTGTGTAGATTCTTTGGTCTGTTACCAAagacttattttagtttttatttaatagGGTATCTTATCTTTTATTCTTGTACATGGTTGCCTCTTGTCATGCTTGACAAATTCTTTTTCAACCCACAAACAAtgacaaaaaaatgaaataaaacatAAGAAAATCTGGTAGGAAGtgttattaaagaaaatatggtTATAAAACCAAAACTAAGGATATCAATAACTACTTTGAGAAATTCAAATAATGAAATGCACTTGTTCGGTAAGACCAGATGAAAGAAGAAGAATGCAAAGTTGGGAAGTCAACAGCATCTTTGACAAGAGTCCAAGGCATGCACCATAGCCAAAATTAGTGAAGACAAAGCAAACTCTCAAACTGTAAATCAAGCTTGAGTTGATCAAATATGACTAAGCATAGATGCATCATGCTTGTAATGCGCGAAATTTTCAAACTACAAACTGATTACCTGTGAAAATAAGTCCGCTAAGCAAGTCAAAAGATTTTCTTCCACATCTCCTATGCTTTTGTTATTTCCATAATACTCCAGTAGTTGTTCCCGAAATGGAACACAAAAGTATAGTGCCTGCAGAAAGTGGCAAAATGAGTAACTTGATGGCAAATAACCCATAGAATCTCcacaaaaaataacaaacacacCCATCCATTTTCTAATTCAATTCTTAGAAACATATTTAGAGCCTATTTGGATTCAATCATTTGAGCTTATCTACTGCCCTGTTTGGCAGAGCTTAtggaaacaacttatgacatgtgtataagttgttttcagcttatttctATAAGCTCTCTAGGATAGCTAATCAAAATAGCTTAGAGTTTATATGAAACaggtttgactttattttatcttttgttataaaaatagctTATATTTAAACACTTTGGGTTGGTTTCAATTAacttatttgaacttatctaCCCACAAAAATAAGCATTTGAGAGAGCTTGTGGAAACATCTTATCACATGTTCATGAGTAGTTTTCAGCTAATTTTCATAAACAACTTATAGcttatatgaaaatagtttaacttcattttatcttttgttatagaaatagcttatgcATAAACACTTACATGATAATCTCTTATGCTATAAGTGtttaattaagttatttatcCAAACAGGGCCCTTATACAATAAAAGTTAATGTTGTTAAGtgcttaattaagttgttaatCCAATCAGGACTGGATGGTCAATCCTTAAAATGATTCAACAATTACGCACTTCAAAATTCGGGTAAACAGGTCAACTAAACattcagaaaataaaaaacactcgCCGTCATTAACGGTGTGTGTGAAATTGCAATAAACTTTCCATTGAACCAACAAACAATCGAAGCATGAAAAGTTAGTACGATTAAGCATGAATCGGATTGGGAAATAAAAGGTTAAGAGTATCGATTGAAGACCTGCAAAACGCTGTTGCAATAACAAGTGTTGCCGAAATTCTCAAGACCAAAATAACGTTCTCCTTCGGGGAATTGGTCACCCAGAGCCTTCTCAAGCTTGGAACCAGCAGCACCCATCAGCGCGTCAACCGATCAAAGATAAAGTCAGATTCTTATCCGATTCAACTCAGTGATAAGCACCATGAAATGCTTACTTGATTGCTTCGATCGTTAGGGTTTGTTGCAGAGAGAAACAAAATTTCGTATGGATGTTATCGAAGAAGAATGAAACAAGGgttttgagagagagagagagagagagagagagagagctaGCTAGCTGAGCACAAGCTGTAAATGCAGAAGGAAATTTGAGTCGCTATAGTTGATTTTTTTCCACACAAAACTATTAGTAcaccaaaaaaatttcaattttttatttactaaaaaaaataacaagtaaaatcaattttctaAAGTCATAAATTCGATGTTTTAGACTTTATCAATATATCTACAATTAAAATAGActttattttagaaagaaaaataaaattgaatttattttctttcgtGTCAGTACAGCTGAGTTGGTAACAGCATAAGACATGAAATCAAATTTCCGGTTGTTATccgttttttatatttacaccGTCCTAATATTGTTTGATGTTGATCTGAAGGTCATATAAAatgttaattgaatttttattatataaatacaaaacattaaatttgaatttgaatcatCCAATCATAATCGCACGATTATAAATGTGTGATTTGCATTAGTTTGTTGACTACAATAAATCAAAATCTCGTACACACatattacttaataaaaaaataatagattttattttttatcggAGCAGTTCCATACAATTGtgatatttattaattcaatGGTAGAACAAATTTGGAAGTAgtgaaaattttatcttttttgtaatgtataattgacatttttgtaaagaaaacgatAATAATTGTTGAAAGTGCATATGACAAATTATTATcaactcaaaatttaaattattttaaaattagttaaatataaaataatgatttgaatttgtgttattgattgttgtgtgtcaTATTCAATTAAATTGTAAAGTGTTCACCAAATATTCAGTTTCTTACAAGTTTTTATGATTGTCGAAAAAAAAATGATCTTTTTATAGagacaaaatttatataaaaagaaaagttactgcaacaaaattttataatttgtatttctactattctaataattttcacttcaagttaaaataatatgaaaatttttactttaaattaaattattataaataaaattatttgaaactaaactattcaaataattttcactAAAAATTAAACTATGTCAACGAGGATTTTCACTTGAATATCTTGTATCAAACTAtcattgatttaaatttattttccataAACTACAAAAATTGACTCttacattaaattttttctaCTTTCAACTTCATAGTCGAACTTTACATTTAAAAGTGAATCACAAAGGTGAAGTTAAGCGGCAAGTCTTTTCaacaaatacattaaattaatccaattaaaaaatcaaagcaAAAAGGAAGATCTTATGAAAACCAAAGTAAAAGAGTGTCAATACGATTGAAGCTGTTTTCGTGTTTTGTTTAAGAAGATGGAAGGTATCAAACAAGGGTATAAATATGACCAATCTTCTAAACTATAAACAAAAGGTATTTTACGTTGAAAGAACATAATTTccggaaaataaaaaatttatcaacttttATTCTAAGCACTTCATCGTGACTACAAGGCATTCTGACATTAAACCTCTAATATTCAtcgtaataaaatattaaaataaaaataaaaagaaacaagtTTGCCCGTGCCCAAAGttggattttataaaataagatttattttttttcaagtgtGGTAAAACAGCAGGAANNNNNNNNNNNNNNNNNNNNNNNNNNNNNNNNNNNNNNNNNNNNNNNNNNNNNNNNNNNNNNNaaaaatataattaaatattttaattattgttagagttctaattatttatattttgatagtATTTTAGGTAGGAACTAATtgcctatttttttttttatgaaaatcaaaagttgtttttatttttcttcaacaatcaaattgaattttacaaaatttctcATAGAATAAAACTGAGTattcattcaaaaattaattaaaaaaaataaaagacttaattaaatatttgatccCTCTATTATAtcatacttataaaaaaaattttaaatcgtAATTTTTAGCTTCTTAAATGATATACTTGTTGTAATCTTGGTTaagatttaaattctttgtaaaaaaataatgatgtgttataattttaaatgacgtgataTTAAATAAGTCCATATAACAAAATACACATAGATTTATATATACTCATCTTATCAAACATTAACAATTATacgtttaaaaaataaaaaataaaagatgaatatCAATTCACATGTATTTTGTCATGTCAACTTTTATTGTTTGAAAGATTTTGCCATGtgaacttgtttaatattatgtcatttaaaaatatacccCATTGTTATTTTTGGAGTAAAAAACCTAGACTGTGACCAATTTATTACAAATGTGAAATTTGAGAAtagaaaatactattttataaaaggagcctatatttttttttattaaaaaataagactATTTATGTGAGAATggtaaaataagaagaaaaataaataaataaataaataaatcattgaaATTGTAAGTCGGTCAAATTAGtctcttaattttataaattgacaaATATATTATGGAAATTATACACTATCAATCGAATTAGTTCATGATAAATTGTTTCCGTGAGATATTATATGATATTGTATCTAAATATGAAGCTTATCAACGTTGATTTCACGTCAATatcatatttttgaaattgCTAATGAATTATGTATTTCAAAGACAAAtttataagtaattaaaattatgtataAACTAATTATTGACAAGTTAGtcaataacatatttaaattttataaaaaattgaattaatactACGacgaaattaatataaaatcaacgtaaaataagtacatattcaattaatattcaattaatattcaattaatatatgacaaatcaaaatctttaacaataaaaatttaattaaatattttactattttaagatTTAGTTCACAATTGGCAGAatttaagaattaaattatCTAATTTAGTATCCCATATATGAGTTTGTCTATTTACTGTTGGACttgttgtcaaaaaataaaaaataaaaaaataaaaaattgaacttgTCTCGCGCACCATAAAAGTTGAAGGAGGATTGGGTGTGGATCTTATCTGCAACATACATTTGCTGTTAACAAGAGAAAACAAAGAGAGTGCTAAAAATGCTGAGCCTCTCCGTTGCTTCacctttttcttcttcaacgaTTTCCTTTCTTCCAAAACCCTTACAATTCAGAACTTCCTTTAATGGCATTCGGTTACGTCACCCCGGCACGTGCACAATTCCATCGACGAAACGTGCCGCTTCGGTCTCAGTGGTGATGATGGCAAAGAGAGAAGAGGAATTGAAGGAAATAAGAACGAAAACCACTGAACAAATCAATGAAGAGGTTATGGAACTTAAGGGAGAGTTACTCATGCTTCGCCTTCAGAAATCTGCTCGCAATGAGTTTAAGTCCAGTGATTTCCGTCGCATGCGCAAGACGGTATTGTCCTTTTACTTCCCTCACAGTTTCTCTTTAAATTATTGCTTCAATGTTGTAGTAAATTGAGTTATTCTTTCGTTACATTTGCTTAATTTTTAGGAATAAATTGCTCCTCTATATGTTTTTAAACAGTTTGAATTTTTCTGTACAATTTCTTTATCATAAGCTTGTTGGAATTCAAAATAAGCTAATCTACAGAAATTTATAGCGTTCATTTTTTTCCATTCTGAATAATGAGTAAGGGGAATGGAGTTTGTGAAATTAGGAAGGAATGGAAATGTAgtgcacaaaaaaaaaaccatcCAAGTTCGTCATTTTCATTGTATGATTTCAATTGCTCTATAGTTATCAATGTGTTTAGAATTTAACGCTATATCATATCATTGCGTAATTTGAATAAATTGCTATTATTCCGTGATACCACATTTAGTATAAAGTGGTGTCAATAGCCCCTATTGTGGCGCTATAGTACTATAGCATAGCAGAATTTAAACAGACAGCTATTTTCCTCAATTCGCAATTGACAACATTGTTCTATAGTTATTGTGGATAAACAACTAGCTTGTTTTGGCTGGGGTAAGGTTGTCACAAACATCTTTGAGAATTTCCTGATGATATAGTCTGTTCTGTTTTATCGACCTATTTTTTCTTTTCGGATATAATTCATTTACCATAGGTTCATGGTTAACAACAGTGTGTGGTTTTTTGGTGAGAGTTGGAGCAAGAAGCCTGTATGTTCACATACCATTTGTATTCTTTTCTCTGTGTCTACTCTACCAAACTTAGGGTAAAATTTGAAGGCACCAGAGAAATTTATCCGATGCAACAATGAATTGAACATCGGAAGGAAATGCCAAGGGATCTGACTTGGTTGTATTTTAAGCAATATACCTTATGTACTCATCATGATGTCAATCACACATTGCGGCACAGAGCAGCTGATCCCAAACTCATTTGTTGTTTTAGTTGTTTTGTTGCAGTATATAATTTATGTCATTAAAAAGTTAGTATTTGAGGATTCTTGTTTCTTATACTCACAGATTAAATCTATCACAGGGTCATCAATTTGAATCTCTTATGGCGTAATTTCCTCACTCTTTAGGTCTTTGAGGAGAGAACTCCCCTAGAAACCAATTTATGCTATGTTATTCTAGTCTAATCTGACTGAGACCTGCAGCCAATTCTGGCAGTTTAGGCCCATCCCATTCATCCGTTGCTAGATAGAGGAATTACGCCAGCGCCACTATACCCCTGGCTCGCGACACTTCACTGAAAATGAAAAGGAACTGATGTGGGTGGGTTCAGTGTCTCACCTAAGTGGTTCCCATCATCCTTTGGTGATTGACCGAACACAAAGGCTTGGATATATGTCATTAATTGACTGAATTGACCTTTGACCCATTCATTTGATTCCGATGGCTGGCATAGATCTATGACTTGTGGCCCACTCCATGGAACTAGGTTTGTCATTTGCATAATCAGTTGATCATCTTGTAACTTCTGTGTGTTTTTAAAGTTTTGCTAGAGGCACTGCAGTTTATCAAACTTAGTTTTTCTTCGCAAATTAGTGTGCAAATGCCTTTGACTTTAGTTATTTGGACATAATGTCATGTGACTCCGCTCCCAATTGTGTTCTCGCAGCCTCTTCTTACACTCCGTGTACAATTGATTGAAAGGGCTCCATGCCCTCCCATCCCCTTCTCTTTccatcttttaaattattaactttCTCCGCTCTTTCTGCTGATATTCTATGATAAGAACTGGAATTACAATTGATAGCAACTGGAATTGACTTTAGAAATAGTTGGAGAAATCCAAAGAACTAGCCCTGATTACACTAGACAAGAAGTGTAGGGGTACATAGAAACAGGAAGAGAAAATAAGGAAAACTTCTCTGGCCTGTGGCAGTTGCCACCCCACAATTGCATAATGATATCCTATCCCTCCACACCTCCATCCTTTGCCTCATATTCACAATCATCTCCATTGATAAACACATCTCACATTGCCCTCCTCTACTGCCACATGTTTGTTAGAATCCAGCACAACAGAATCCCCTTCACTAGTAACAGACTCTCCTCCACTGTTCCTACCTCGATTTCTATATATCCTTGCTCCTTTTTTCCCTTTTGCAATACTCCACCCTAACGCGAGGGCGCTAGGACTCAGTAGTCAAAGAAGCAGCACATTAGGATTTAGAAATTATAATGCTTTGATTCCATGGTGAAAACAAGATATGCCACAATAGAAAGAGTGGAGAGAATCACAATATGGCCCTAGCTGGTCCACCATCATTTATTTACAACCCTTAATAAGGTATAACTTCAGATGATACTATAGAGCTTTACTGACAGGTAAAAGACCTTTCTTTGGGTCGGCGTTTCCTGTCTTTGTTATTTTTGGATGAATGATTATTGTTAATTATCAATGCAGATTGCTCGCATGCTTACTGTGAAGCGGGAAAGAGAGATTGAGGAGGGAATAGGTAAGAGGTTGTCCAGAAAGCTTGATAGAAAATGGAAGAAAAGCATTGTTGTAAGACCACCTCCATCTTTAGTGAAGCTTCGGGAAGAGGAAGCAGCTGAAGAAGCTGCGGAAGCTGGAAAAGCTGCATGAGCCAACACATTAAATATGCAAGTTATAGAGTTACGTGGTTAAATTATTGTTGTTAGtcattgtttttattgttttggTGGATGTTGTCATCTTGTTGTATAATATCTTGGTTGTAGTGATCAACGTTTCTTCATGCTCTAAGGTTTTATTTATGCCTTGTATTTTGTAAGAAAAGAGACATGATCAAAATCATGGTTCACCGCCTTCAAATTaggtaaacaatttttttatctgaccaggaatttcaaattcattagatatttgtttttcatattccgtaacattttttttaggtattattatgtatcttttttgttttttgaaacgAAAAAGGAATTCAATTTATTGCTTAATAGATGATTTAAAATGGTCTCGGACGCTTATAAAACGCTGATTAAGTCTTTATCAATTTCTATTACTTAATGAGGGAACGATTTGCAACATCTTATCTAAAACAATTATTGAAATGATCCGTCATTCAATGTTTATTAGTCTTCTTCCTCTCAAGATCGTCcttttcttttgtttctttttcgTCGTCCCTTTGTTAGTTCTTCCCTGATTATTGAATTCTTGCAAAGAGTCCAAAACCAATTCAAGATGGCTCTATGCAAACGCAACAGATcattcttgaaaaaaaatttaaaagccATCCAGCAAACATTATTTCTAAAATTAGCTCATTGTATTTAATTACAAGAATTATCTGTTAGTTTACGAAATTGGCCTTTGcaattttgaaaaatgacaAGCTTTGCCCTTACGGCATTGCTAGGGTTGAGGTTGTTGCATTCTATCTTTGATTTGAAATTCCATTTTTGAGCTGCCGCGTTTTATTTTCCTCTTTATGGAGTCGTCAACGAAGACAGTCTCTTCGCTGATGAACCACTGAAACCTCGCCGACTCTCTTCGCCTCCTCCCACACCGCACAAGTTCATTAACACCATTCCTTCCCTGATTATTGAACTCTTGCAAACAAGCAGAATCATTACAAAAATGGATGATGAAATGGACAAAGAAACCATTTCAGATGATAAACAAGCAGAAGCAGAAGCAGCGTTACAAAAAAAGCACTTATCAATGCTAGAGCGTCTCTCCAAACGCCAACAAACCCGTTCTATCAACATCGAACCTTCCACCGAATCAACTTCTTCCTTCCTCTCACGTTTCACTCAACTTAAATCCTCTATCGAATCTCGCCTCTCCGAATCCCAATCCATTTCCTCCGATCCATCTCAACTCAAACCGCATTTCGATAAAATCTCCGAATCAATCTCCGATTTAGAAAAATTCGTCGCTCAAAGCTCCTATTTCCTTCCCTCTTACGACGTTCGATCTTCTCTTAAAACTGTCTCCGATTTGAAACGCAGCCTCGAAAACCTAAGCTCCGAACTCATCCCTAAAAAGAAATTCTCGTTCAAGAACAAAGTCAGTAAGAAAGATTCAGATTCCGTTATTCCAGAATCCAAACAACCAATAGTTCCTGTTCGAGATTCGGTCCAATCGAGTGAAAGCTTCGCGGCACGTGATTCTCCAGGGTTTAGGAACAAATTCGGTGAGGTATTGGTTGGGGAGTTTAGCGAAACGGAGGTTGGGGAATTTACAGTTTCGGATCTCGATTCATGTGAAGTGAGAATAATTGGATGCGTTAGGGCGCTATTTGTTCATAGATTGAAGGATTGTAGGGTTTATGTTGGGCCGGTGACGGGATCGGTTCTAATTGATGAAGTTGAGGGTTGCGTTTTTGCTATGGCATCGCATCAGATTCGGATTCATCGTGCTAGGAGAAGTGATTTCTACCTTAAGGTTAGGAGCAGACCTATAGTGGAGGATTGTAGCGGCATGAGATTCGCGCCATATTGTTTGAGTTACCGAGGGATTGAAGAGGATCTTTCATGTGCTGGTCTTGATGCTGAGACAGGAAATTGGGCCAATGTGGATGATTTCAGGTGGCTGCGTGCGGTGCAGTCTCCGAATTGGTCGATTTTGCCGGAGAATGAGAGGGTTGGGACTGTTGATATATCTAATGCGGACAGTAGGATGGAGGAAATTTGATTTGAGTTGTAGAGTTGATGTTATGTAagattgtttatttttatctttttattactGTTGAGAGCCATTTGATTCTTGTTCAGCCTAGGAATGCTCTCTTTAGAGGAATTTGACTTCGAGATTAATGTGATTTTGGAAATACAAATGGTTTTGGATATGCATCTTTTtcattattgtttatttttgcaAAGGATATGCATCTCCTTACTGTGATGTGAGGATTTTGAAGTTATGATTGTAGAAGGTACTATAAATGTCTCTTTTGTAAAAGTAAAAGATCCCATGGATGTGTTACCACATTCCATTCGAGCTTCTTTATTCTCTACTAATACCCCACAATTATAAGGCAGGACCATCCATGACTTTTTTTTACAGCAGGACCATCCATGACTTTTTTTTACAGCAGGACCATCCATGACCTTATATGTGCACTATAAAGCGTGCTATAGCTACTTGATTGTGTTTTTCCATCTCAATCTGGCTTTCTTGCAGATTggtattaaatataaaatgttgaaTCAATTAGACGTGCGAAATGTGATCAGGATTTGATCTGGTTTCCTGACTTATGTTTGAAGTTACTAAACAGGTGGAAGAATTTGAAAAGGCATGAAGAACTCAAGCTTTTTATCACAATTTGTTGCTACTGCCTCCTCCTCCGCCACCCATGCTTCTGCTGCGCCTTTGCCTGCGGCTGTGCCTGCGCCAACATTGGGTTTAAATCAGTCGATTTGGATTAGATCCGAAATTAAATGAGTGAGTCAAAATCCAAATTAGGTTGGTTTGAGTTGCGTGTTTATCTGTATCAATGAACACCCCAATtgtaatgatttttattttttttatttttataaatggcAACTAATGTTGACAATATTGAATTAATGTTTTGACCTGAGTTTGTAATTAAAGCTTTCCCTGACATTAAGGTTGACGAAGTTACAAAGCGAAATATGCCAAACTGTGTGTTTAATGTTAGAACATGGAACTCATAACTACTAGGTTGAATTCCATAactaattatttctttaaaatggaTCAACTAAAGGCAAAAATGCACTGGCAATGAGTTACGTATCTGAGTTATGCTCACTTTTGCAAAACACTAGCTTTGGGTGGAATGTAGGAACCAACACTCTTACTGCAAGTGAAAAGGTCAAAATTATCGTTAgatatagtttaatttttattggttTTAAGTTACTCATTATCTTTGATCTCCTCATTACTACTAAGTTTTATAGCTTTTTTAGTATTACAGGTGTGATTGATTGTTTAGAGAAAGTGAGAAGAGAGAAGTAAGTTAAAGTGTGTAAAAACATAGAAAAATGTGATAAATATAGTAGATTTAAGGTATTGTTTGTTATaagagaatgagaaaagaaagaagTGTAGATTTGATAGAAAGTGGTAAAAGATAAACATTTCTTAGTACTTTGACTCTAAGGATAACACTTTATTTGGATATGTGGTGAATGGACATAATTTTCTTAATactttgtttatgatttttatgattGTATACTTCTTTCTATTTGTTGAACAATTGTATGCATGTTTTTGTgagttgttttaaattttatagtgatgttatcaaaaattttattgaatatgTTGTTCTTAAAGTGATGATGAATTTGCAAAAGCTTTATCCTGCTGTAAATTTGTTGTTAAAGTATTAAATGGATCTAAAATAAATTGTCTTCATCTATTTCGAGTGAAGAAAGATTAAAGAAAGaccaatttattaatttttgtaatgaaTTGAAGGGAAAAGAACTACTTGGCAACTCAAGGAATGTGCTTATTGAAGAGAATGTtgcactttttttatttataattggtCATAATGTTAGTCATAGAGTTGCTTCAAAGAGATCAAATTGCTTTCAGCATTCCACAAaattaatctcacaatttcaaaCAAGAGTCCATAGAATTGCGCGAAAGAATAaccaaaaatattatcattGGTTCAAGGTATGTATATCATATTATCAAAACTATGAGTCTTGTTTACTTATCCACATTATTTTGTTATGGTTCTTTTTGTTTGGGTTATGCATTATAAAATTGCATAGGTGCAATAGATGGTACACATATAAGTGCATGGTTTTCACAAAGAAAAATCTTTATTTAGAGGTAGTTACGCAAATGTCATGTGTGTTTATG
It includes:
- the LOC101509097 gene encoding ubiquitin carboxyl-terminal hydrolase 4; translation: MGAAGSKLEKALGDQFPEGERYFGLENFGNTCYCNSVLQALYFCVPFREQLLEYYGNNKSIGDVEENLLTCLADLFSQISSQKKKTGVIAPKRFVQRLKKQNELFRSYMHQDAHEFLNFLLNELVDILEKEAQAAKTDPETPPPSEKVANGLKNGHANGPQKEPLITWVHKNFQGILTNETRCLQCETVTARDETFFDLSLDIEQNSSITSCLKNFSSTETLNAEDKFFCDKCCSLQEAQKRMKIKKPPHILVIHLKRFKYMEQLGRYKKLSYRVVFPLELKLSNTVEDADSEYSLFAVVVHVGSGPNHGHYVSLVKSHNHWLFFDDENVEIIDESAVQTFFGSPQEYSTNTDHGYILFYESLGPGNKN
- the LOC101509421 gene encoding large ribosomal subunit protein uL29c; the protein is MLSLSVASPFSSSTISFLPKPLQFRTSFNGIRLRHPGTCTIPSTKRAASVSVVMMAKREEELKEIRTKTTEQINEEVMELKGELLMLRLQKSARNEFKSSDFRRMRKTIARMLTVKREREIEEGIGKRLSRKLDRKWKKSIVVRPPPSLVKLREEEAAEEAAEAGKAA
- the LOC101509748 gene encoding tubulin-folding cofactor C: MDDEMDKETISDDKQAEAEAALQKKHLSMLERLSKRQQTRSINIEPSTESTSSFLSRFTQLKSSIESRLSESQSISSDPSQLKPHFDKISESISDLEKFVAQSSYFLPSYDVRSSLKTVSDLKRSLENLSSELIPKKKFSFKNKVSKKDSDSVIPESKQPIVPVRDSVQSSESFAARDSPGFRNKFGEVLVGEFSETEVGEFTVSDLDSCEVRIIGCVRALFVHRLKDCRVYVGPVTGSVLIDEVEGCVFAMASHQIRIHRARRSDFYLKVRSRPIVEDCSGMRFAPYCLSYRGIEEDLSCAGLDAETGNWANVDDFRWLRAVQSPNWSILPENERVGTVDISNADSRMEEI